CGGAGGGGTGAGGCATGAGCGTCTCCTGTCAGCGTTGCTTGCCGAGGGTCAGCGCGGACACGTCCACGCCGAAGTGCTGTTGCAGGGCGGCGGTGACCGCCGACCGGTCGTCTTCCGGGGCGCGGCCGGCGAGGTTGCTCACCGCCGCGGGCAGGCCGAGGGTTTTCCGGACGCGCGTGAACCCGAGCAGCTCCCGCAGCTGCGGCGCCCACGACACCCGCCCCGCCGCCAGGTCGGCGTTGAGCGCGATGGCCGCCTGCACGGCCGGGGCTGGCACACCGAGGTGGCGGGCGAGGTCCCAGTCGGTGGTGACCTCGATGTGCACGTCGAACCGCGACGCGAGAGCCTCGGTGAGGACCGCGCCGTGCACGCCGGGGTTGTGGCCGGCGATGACGTAGAACCCGTCGCTCGCGTCGACGCGTTCGTTGCGGTAGCCGGGAATGGTGATCACACGGCGGCCGTCCATCGCCGGGTACAGCACCGCGAGGACCTTCGGCGGGATGAGGGTGGCGTCGTCGACCAGCAGTGCCCGCCCGTCCCGCATCGCCGTGACGAGGGGTCCGTACACGAACTCGTAGCCGCCGTCGGGGAGGGGGATGAAGTTGCCGAGGAAGTCCTCGACGACCGTGTCACCGGTGCCGGCGACGGTGACCAGGTCCGGGAAGGCGGCCTCGACGAGGGCGGTCTTGCCGGTGCCGGGCGGCCCGTACAACAGGACGGGGATACGCTTGTCGCGTAGCCGGCGCAGCACGTCCACATCGGTGGCACCCGCGAGCTTGCGCGGGAAGTACAGGTCCCCGTTCGGGCGGGTGACCGGCTGTCGCCGACCCGTCCCGCGGCCACTGCGGGGTGTACGCGGGACGGGCGGTGGCATGCTGCCGGCAGCGTCGATGCCGGCTTGGGTGATCTGGAAGCGGTGCGGGCCGCTGTCGTGCGTGGCGTAGCCGGCAGCGGCCATCTTCTTGAGCGCTTCGAACACCGCGCCGCTGGAACGCGCGCCGATCGCGGTGGTCACCTCACCGACCTTCAGCACCCTGTCCGGGTGGGCGGCGAGATAGGCGGCGACCTGTCGGTACAGATAACCGGGCCGACGGTGATCACCGGTAGGTCCGGGGTCGGGTGCGGTAGCAGGGTCCATGCGGGCCTCCTGGTCGTACGGGTAGGGCCCGCCCACGCACCGGTCTACGGCGCGGGGCGGTGTGGTGATGTCCGCGCGGCGCAGACGAGTGGTGGACGGGCCGGCCCCACCGCAGGCACGGCCCGGCACTTCAGGGCGAGCAGCCGCCCAGGGGCGGCGTCTCGAGGGAACGCCGGGTGCCGCGTGACGGTGGGCGACGACAAGGAACGCACCCGACCGTGAATCGATCAAGTCGAATCGATGGACGCGGAAAGAGGCGCGGCAGCATGCACCGCCGGGCCACCGGGGGCCCGTCTGAATCCGGCGTTACGGCATCAGGCCAGAGAGGGCGGGGGCCGGAGAGACGCAGACAGGCATGGGACAACGCCTCGGGCTCCGCCGGCAGGGGACCGACGACTGGTCTGTGCACCGGATGCGCGTCGTACCGTCGTGGCACGGTGGCGGCCATGACCCAGCCGATCGCCATTTCGACCTTCAACGTGGCGGTTCTCTACGGACACTTCGTGATCCGGGACTACTGGTGCGACGCCGGAGACGACGGTGAGTCGTTGAAGGATGCCTTCGTCCACACGGTCGCTGCCTCGACCTACCAGTTCACCGCACTGGCGTCGTCCGACGTGCAGCTCACCTTCCGGATCTGGGACACCGACCCGCCGAGGGACAGCGGTGTGTGGGACGGCTGCCGCGACCTAGCCCTGCACTGTCCCACCGGTGAGCTGCTCGTAGAGCAGATCACCGCGGGCGCGGCAGCGCAGATCACGGTGCCCGCCGGCGCGGGCGTCTACGGTCTGCGTAC
The Micromonospora sp. R77 DNA segment above includes these coding regions:
- a CDS encoding AAA family ATPase, whose protein sequence is MDPATAPDPGPTGDHRRPGYLYRQVAAYLAAHPDRVLKVGEVTTAIGARSSGAVFEALKKMAAAGYATHDSGPHRFQITQAGIDAAGSMPPPVPRTPRSGRGTGRRQPVTRPNGDLYFPRKLAGATDVDVLRRLRDKRIPVLLYGPPGTGKTALVEAAFPDLVTVAGTGDTVVEDFLGNFIPLPDGGYEFVYGPLVTAMRDGRALLVDDATLIPPKVLAVLYPAMDGRRVITIPGYRNERVDASDGFYVIAGHNPGVHGAVLTEALASRFDVHIEVTTDWDLARHLGVPAPAVQAAIALNADLAAGRVSWAPQLRELLGFTRVRKTLGLPAAVSNLAGRAPEDDRSAVTAALQQHFGVDVSALTLGKQR